Part of the Sphingobium sp. TKS genome is shown below.
CGCTATGATGCCGACATGGCCGAGCGGCTGTGCGACATCATCGTCTATCAGCCGGTCGAGGCGGGCAATGCCACGCAGTTCAAGGCGCTGGCGGAGCGGCTGGATGGCCGACTCGACAAGGGCGTGTCCGTCTATCTTTCGACGCCCCCTTCCCTCTTCGCCCCCACCGCGCAGGGGCTGGCCGAAGCGGGCCTGATCACGCCCAAGACGCGAATCGCCATGGAAAAGCCGATCGGGAAAGATCTGGCATCTTCCAAAGAAGTGAATGACGGCATCGGCGCCCTGTTCGCGGAGGGCCAGATTTTCCGCGTCGACCATTATCTGGGCAAGGAAACGGTCCAGAATCTGCTGGCCCTGCGTTTCGGCAATGTGATGTTCGAGCCGCTGTGGAACGCGACCGCCATCGATCATGTGCAGATCACGGTGGGCGAGACGGTGGGCCTGGAAGGCCGCGTATCCTATTATGACGGCGTGGGCGCGCTGCGCGACATGGTGCAGAACCACGTCCTCCAGATCCTGTCGATCATCGCGATGGAGCCGCCCGCGCGGATGGACCCGACCGCCGTGCGCGACGAGAAGGTCAAGGCGCTGCGTTCGCTCCGCCCAATGACGGCGGAGACCGTGAAGACGCATAGCGTGCGCGGCCAATATACGCCGGGTGCGGTCGGCGGGCAGATCGTGACCGGCTATGCCGACGAACTGGGCAAGCCGTCCGAAACCGAAACCTTCGTGGCGCTGAAAGCCTATATCGACAATTGGCGCTGGCAGGGCGTGCCCTTCTACCTACGGACCGGCAAGCGGCTGCCCGCGCGCCAGTCGGAGATTTTGATCCAATTCAAGCCGGTCCGCCATTCGATCTTCGGGCGGAATGGCGGGTCGGGGCTGGAGCCGAATACGCTCATCATCCGCCTGCAACCGGAAGAATTTATCCGCCTGCTCATCATGAGCAAAAGGCCGGGGCTGGAGCGCGACGTGCATCTGGAGGAGGTGACGCTGGACGTGTCGCTGACCGCCGCCTTTGCCGGGCAGCGCCGCCGCATCGCCTATGAGCGGCTGATCCTCGATCTGCTGGCGGGCGACGCTACTCTGTTCGTGCGCCGCGACGAGGTCGAAGCTCAATGGACCTGGATCGATTCGATCATCGAGGGGTGGAAACAGGCGGGCGTGAAGCCTTCGCCCTATTCTTCAGGGAACTGGGGGCCGTCCTCAGCCATTGCCCTTATCGAACGTGACGGAGCAAGCTGGAATGACTGATCTTCATCCGGTGATCGCCAAGGTCACCGAACGCATCGTGAAGCGCAGCGCCGCTTCGCGTCTCAAATATCTAAGCCTGATCGAGCGCGGGCGGGACGCGGGGACCAACCGCGATCAGCTTTCGTGCGGGAACCTTGCCCATGGCTTTGCCGCGAGCGGCGAAGACAAGGCTGTCATCCGCACCGGCGCGGCGATGAATTTCGGCATCGTCACGGCCTATAACGACATGCTTTCGGCCCATCAGCCCTATGGCCGCTATCCCGAGCAGGTCAAGCTGGCGGCGCGCGAGGTCGGCTGCACCGCGCAGGTCGCGGGCGGCGTACCGGCGATGTGCGACGGCGTGACCCAGGGTCAGGCGGGCATGGACCTGTCGCTTTTTTCCCGCGACACCATTGCCTTGTCGACGGCGGTTTCGCTGTCCCACGCGATGTTCGAGGGCGCGCTGCTGCTGGGCATTTGCGACAAGATCGTGCCGGGGCTGCTGATCGGCGCGCTGCGTTTCGGGCATCTGCCGACCATCCTGATCCCCGCCGGGCCGATGCCTTCGGGCCTTGCCAACAAGGAGAAGGTGCGCATCCGCCAGCTCTATGCCGAGGGCAAGGTGGGCAGGCAGGAACTGCTGGAATCGGAGAGCGCCAGCTATCATGGCGCGGGCACCTGCACCTTCTACGGCACGGCCAACAGCAACCAGATGATGATGGAGATGATGGGGCTGCACATGCCCGCCGCCTCCTTCGTCCATCCGGGCACGAAGTT
Proteins encoded:
- the zwf gene encoding glucose-6-phosphate dehydrogenase; this encodes MTEPSATFLLFGATGDLAHRMIFPSLYNLLADGLLPQDFLIIASGRSEFTDEQFRADIDKALRKFLAADRYDADMAERLCDIIVYQPVEAGNATQFKALAERLDGRLDKGVSVYLSTPPSLFAPTAQGLAEAGLITPKTRIAMEKPIGKDLASSKEVNDGIGALFAEGQIFRVDHYLGKETVQNLLALRFGNVMFEPLWNATAIDHVQITVGETVGLEGRVSYYDGVGALRDMVQNHVLQILSIIAMEPPARMDPTAVRDEKVKALRSLRPMTAETVKTHSVRGQYTPGAVGGQIVTGYADELGKPSETETFVALKAYIDNWRWQGVPFYLRTGKRLPARQSEILIQFKPVRHSIFGRNGGSGLEPNTLIIRLQPEEFIRLLIMSKRPGLERDVHLEEVTLDVSLTAAFAGQRRRIAYERLILDLLAGDATLFVRRDEVEAQWTWIDSIIEGWKQAGVKPSPYSSGNWGPSSAIALIERDGASWND